In a genomic window of Nodosilinea sp. E11:
- a CDS encoding nucleotidyltransferase domain-containing protein, with protein sequence MTEFASKIRAQFPHASIWAFGSRAKGSAQPDSDFDICVVVDKLDRTIWKAISDIAWEVGFYHDVVITTVKYSRQQFEASPYTASPLVHNILAEGIAA encoded by the coding sequence TTGACAGAATTTGCCAGCAAAATCCGTGCCCAATTTCCCCATGCCAGCATTTGGGCGTTTGGCTCACGGGCCAAAGGCAGCGCCCAGCCCGATTCAGACTTTGATATTTGTGTCGTTGTAGATAAATTAGACCGCACCATTTGGAAAGCCATTAGCGATATAGCGTGGGAAGTTGGCTTTTACCATGACGTGGTTATTACCACAGTCAAATATTCCCGCCAGCAGTTTGAGGCCAGCCCTTATACAGCCAGCCCTCTCGTTCACAACATCCTCGCAGAAGGTATTGCTGCATGA
- a CDS encoding response regulator, protein MVNYSAGDLQEDILLVDDTPDNLRVLSAMLTHQGYEVRKALNGPRAIASVQSDPPDLILLDIKMPGMDGYAVCQQLKADPNTCDVPVIFISALDDALDKVKAFAVGGVDYITKPFQEMEVLARIEHQLCIQRLKQQLLEHNQELVRSNRELQQFAYVVSHDLQQPLQSITGFVKVLLLKYENDFDEMAIDYLSRVQKSGDRMQHLIQDLLSYSKVGSQNQEMKPVDLNAVFNQVLDNLNSTIIKNQAALTCDPLPLVVGYEMQLVQLMQNLIDNAIKFVSPGVTPEIRISAAQQKKYWLFEIHDNGIGIDSQDLEKVFDIFHRDKAAKIYPGTGIGLATCKKIVENHGGKLWATSQLGKGTTFHFTIKGS, encoded by the coding sequence ATGGTCAACTATTCAGCAGGCGATCTACAAGAAGACATTTTATTAGTAGATGATACCCCCGACAATTTACGGGTGCTATCGGCCATGCTCACTCACCAGGGCTATGAGGTTCGGAAGGCTTTGAATGGCCCACGAGCGATCGCATCGGTGCAGTCAGACCCACCTGATTTAATTTTGCTCGATATTAAGATGCCGGGCATGGACGGCTATGCCGTTTGCCAACAGTTAAAGGCCGACCCTAACACCTGCGATGTGCCAGTTATTTTTATTAGCGCGTTAGATGATGCTCTAGATAAAGTTAAAGCCTTTGCCGTAGGCGGGGTAGATTACATTACTAAGCCTTTTCAAGAAATGGAGGTCTTGGCTCGCATTGAGCATCAGCTCTGTATTCAACGACTCAAGCAACAGCTCTTAGAGCACAATCAAGAATTAGTGCGTTCTAATCGAGAGCTTCAGCAATTTGCCTACGTGGTCTCCCACGACCTTCAGCAACCGCTACAGAGCATTACCGGTTTTGTCAAAGTCTTGCTGCTAAAGTATGAAAACGACTTTGATGAAATGGCCATTGACTACCTCAGTCGGGTGCAAAAATCGGGCGATCGCATGCAGCATCTAATTCAAGATTTGCTGTCTTACTCTAAGGTAGGCTCCCAAAACCAGGAGATGAAGCCGGTTGATCTTAATGCCGTGTTTAATCAAGTTCTAGACAATCTGAACAGCACGATTATCAAGAATCAGGCTGCTCTAACCTGTGATCCACTTCCCCTAGTGGTGGGATATGAAATGCAGCTGGTCCAGCTGATGCAAAACCTCATCGATAATGCCATCAAGTTTGTTAGTCCCGGTGTGACTCCTGAGATTAGAATATCTGCTGCTCAGCAAAAAAAATACTGGTTGTTCGAAATTCATGACAACGGCATTGGGATTGACTCACAAGATCTCGAAAAAGTTTTTGATATTTTTCATCGCGATAAGGCTGCAAAAATCTATCCCGGCACGGGTATTGGCTTAGCCACCTGCAAAAAAATTGTCGAGAATCATGGTGGCAAATTGTGGGCCACATCACAGCTGGGTAAAGGCACCACGTTTCATTTCACGATTAAAGGTTCTTAA
- a CDS encoding Uma2 family endonuclease, whose product MVSTTPTSQPIATDQWVSIQWAEYLHILEDPALEEARCYFDSGYMRLEMAPLGPLHGRENSIISTLVVLFATLRGLRMVELTNTTIRKTGLQDAQPDIAFYVGQGFDLPPRDNRPIDVLTHGAPQLVIEIASTTLNDDLGKKRLLYERLGSAEYWVVDVQAAQVIAFEIAERRSGQVDESRVLPGLAMTTLEMALERSQREDDATITRWLLELFSQNTQEG is encoded by the coding sequence ATGGTCAGCACGACCCCGACATCCCAGCCCATCGCCACTGATCAATGGGTATCGATCCAGTGGGCCGAGTATCTTCATATCCTTGAAGATCCAGCACTAGAAGAGGCTCGTTGCTATTTTGATTCAGGCTATATGAGGCTAGAAATGGCACCATTGGGGCCGCTGCACGGGAGAGAAAATTCGATTATTTCTACCCTGGTGGTGCTATTTGCCACCCTCAGAGGCTTGCGTATGGTGGAGCTGACCAACACCACCATACGCAAAACAGGTTTGCAAGATGCCCAGCCCGATATTGCTTTTTATGTGGGCCAGGGGTTTGACCTGCCGCCGCGCGACAATCGACCGATTGATGTATTGACACACGGTGCGCCTCAGCTGGTGATAGAAATTGCCTCGACCACGCTAAATGACGACTTGGGCAAAAAGCGGCTGCTGTATGAGCGGCTGGGCAGCGCCGAATATTGGGTGGTGGATGTGCAGGCGGCCCAGGTGATTGCCTTTGAGATTGCTGAGCGCCGCAGTGGGCAAGTCGATGAGTCTCGGGTGTTGCCGGGGTTGGCGATGACGACGCTGGAGATGGCGCTGGAGCGATCTCAGCGTGAGGATGATGCAACCATCACTCGCTGGCTGCTGGAGCTGTTTAGCCAAAACACCCAGGAAGGCTAA
- a CDS encoding AAA family ATPase — MIFLDLTLQNFGPYGGRHRLNLRPHTVGNAHRPIILIGGLNGGGKTTLMDALRLVLYGQRAQCSNRGTLAYADFLNQINQAIDRTKKDLATYSQLAIDLKNTDHLLQSAAKVKQTLAIFKQKLKLHKLNHLEDLVTKHFLYLLRKPDFVHRVQIDTDTLRLSLYDHNGDLIFPKLATRSSCFPPTPRFAPKK, encoded by the coding sequence ATGATTTTCCTCGATCTCACCCTGCAAAACTTCGGCCCCTACGGCGGGCGGCACCGGCTCAACCTGCGACCCCACACCGTAGGCAATGCCCACCGCCCCATCATCCTCATCGGCGGGCTCAACGGCGGCGGCAAAACCACCCTCATGGATGCCCTGCGCCTCGTCCTCTACGGTCAACGCGCCCAATGCTCCAACCGGGGCACCCTCGCCTACGCCGACTTTCTCAACCAAATCAACCAGGCGATCGATCGCACCAAAAAAGACCTAGCCACCTACAGCCAACTCGCCATCGACCTCAAAAACACCGATCACCTACTCCAGTCCGCCGCCAAAGTAAAACAAACACTGGCCATCTTTAAACAAAAACTCAAACTCCACAAACTCAACCACCTCGAAGACCTCGTCACCAAACACTTCCTCTACCTACTCCGCAAACCCGACTTCGTCCACCGAGTGCAGATCGACACCGACACCCTTCGCCTCAGCCTCTACGACCACAACGGCGATCTGATCTTTCCTAAGCTAGCCACCAGGTCATCCTGCTTTCCACCGACACCGAGATTCGCGCCGAAGAAGTAG
- a CDS encoding CHASE2 domain-containing protein: protein MTKRLSQHLWRLLSGAIAATAIALLLQVQIFQSLEQIAYRCLFDLRGPVPVDERVVIIAIDDVSLRELGRFPWPRHYYTQLLDQLTTYRVSVVVMNLLWSEPSPDDAALAQAIQRQGATVLAQAWDAEGDMLKPVPILDQSAIATGHILRQEDTDGLVRQVNPLLQSQPALGFAAIQAYNLVAGSVFLPDMAAPLWLNWPGPAAQIDTYSFIDVLRGRIDAQVFRNKIVLVGATAAGLDPLVNPFDRNPPTSGLYLHATAIDNLLQNSALRPLGSLQFWLLLLLSAPSVSWLLTGWNTRQQLLAMVGLCGGWGLLSLLLFHANYWLPTAAPISLFILTAATVALCDRLREDYLLRRQVTYLWHHYHQDLPADTQAGWTSTQKPPRPKGALSQVAQLADLAQQLGRSQAMQIAIARSLPMGLMAVDGEGLIWFCNPVATQLFQTTVGSLIHPAVVPHWLSATQWQTSLDKLGFGNSVRYSDLHRSDRWFDLILQPLPSQSALHPFTGNASNPSFLLILEEITNHKQAEAALQEAKEAALREAERSAAASRAKGDFLAHMSHELRTPLNVILGFTQVISHDQALSIDHRTHLKIINRSGQHLLSMINDVLEISKIEAGRIQLNKTRFDLFHLLNDLEVMVSAKAQAKHLNLAFEPAANVPRYIATDEGKLRQILLNLLGNAIKFTEVGRITLRVRPTKSSPSTSPMTLVFEVEDTGIGIAAEALEQLFHPFTQVNPDQLTHGGAGLGLAISQTFVRLMGGDITVHSIPNQGSVFKFHIQVDLAKAPHPADQVSNKRVIALAPGQPTYRILIVEDLWENSQILVKLLEPLGFDLCHAKDGQAGINLWKQWHPHLILMDLRMPVMDGIKATQTIRAIEYSRGIDNNQADVTTIQRDENRAYLEMSSLSALAFVRTKIIALTASPFEETKANAIAIGCDDFLRKPIQESLLLAKIAEHLNVQYLYKNQDIATEVQSSFTHSTLLSPEAVEEALSQMPRTWIQQLHDLTIKGADRLMLKLVSEIPKEHDDMAKTLIHWIENFNFDEIIQLTKSKLN, encoded by the coding sequence ATGACTAAGCGACTTAGTCAGCATCTATGGCGGCTACTTTCAGGTGCGATCGCGGCCACAGCGATCGCATTATTGCTTCAGGTACAGATTTTTCAGTCCCTAGAGCAGATAGCTTACCGTTGCCTCTTTGACCTGCGCGGCCCGGTGCCCGTCGATGAGCGCGTCGTGATCATCGCCATTGACGATGTCAGCCTGAGAGAGTTAGGGCGTTTCCCCTGGCCACGCCACTACTATACGCAGTTGCTCGATCAACTCACGACCTACCGGGTCAGTGTGGTGGTGATGAACCTGCTGTGGTCAGAACCCAGCCCCGATGATGCGGCATTAGCCCAGGCCATCCAACGGCAGGGGGCTACGGTGCTGGCCCAGGCCTGGGATGCCGAAGGAGACATGCTCAAGCCGGTGCCCATTTTAGATCAATCGGCGATCGCCACGGGTCACATTTTGCGGCAGGAAGACACCGACGGGTTAGTGCGTCAAGTCAATCCTCTGCTACAGAGCCAGCCAGCCTTAGGGTTTGCGGCAATCCAAGCCTACAACCTAGTGGCGGGCTCGGTTTTTCTTCCCGATATGGCGGCCCCCCTCTGGCTCAACTGGCCTGGCCCCGCTGCCCAGATTGACACCTATTCATTTATCGATGTGCTGCGAGGCCGCATTGATGCCCAAGTCTTTCGTAACAAAATCGTGCTAGTCGGCGCAACGGCGGCGGGACTCGACCCCCTCGTCAACCCCTTTGATCGCAACCCGCCGACCAGTGGGCTATACCTTCATGCCACCGCAATCGATAACCTACTACAAAACAGTGCGCTGCGCCCTTTGGGTAGCCTGCAATTTTGGCTGCTCTTACTGCTCAGTGCGCCCAGCGTTAGCTGGCTGCTGACAGGCTGGAATACCCGCCAACAGCTGTTGGCCATGGTCGGTCTATGCGGCGGGTGGGGACTGCTCAGCCTATTGCTGTTTCACGCTAACTACTGGCTACCCACGGCCGCTCCCATCAGTCTATTTATCCTGACTGCGGCTACGGTTGCCCTCTGCGATCGCCTCCGCGAAGACTACCTACTGCGGCGTCAGGTGACTTACCTCTGGCACCACTATCACCAAGACCTGCCCGCCGATACCCAGGCAGGCTGGACATCTACCCAAAAGCCCCCCCGACCCAAAGGTGCGCTGTCTCAGGTAGCCCAACTAGCCGATCTGGCCCAACAGCTAGGGCGATCTCAGGCGATGCAAATTGCGATCGCCCGCAGTTTGCCGATGGGCCTAATGGCCGTAGATGGAGAGGGCCTGATCTGGTTCTGCAACCCCGTTGCCACTCAGCTGTTTCAGACGACCGTGGGCAGCCTAATTCATCCGGCGGTCGTGCCCCACTGGCTGAGTGCAACTCAGTGGCAAACCAGTCTCGACAAGTTAGGCTTCGGCAACAGCGTCCGCTATAGCGATCTACACCGGAGCGATCGCTGGTTTGATCTAATTCTTCAGCCCTTACCCTCCCAAAGTGCCCTGCACCCCTTTACGGGCAACGCCTCCAACCCTAGTTTTTTGCTGATCTTAGAAGAAATTACTAACCACAAACAGGCCGAGGCCGCCCTACAAGAGGCCAAAGAAGCTGCCCTGCGGGAGGCCGAGCGCAGTGCGGCAGCCAGTCGCGCTAAAGGCGATTTTTTAGCCCACATGAGCCATGAGCTTCGCACCCCACTCAACGTCATTCTGGGTTTTACCCAAGTGATTAGCCACGATCAGGCGCTGTCCATTGACCACCGCACCCACCTCAAAATTATTAATCGCAGCGGCCAGCATCTATTGAGCATGATTAACGACGTTTTAGAAATTTCTAAAATTGAGGCGGGCAGAATTCAACTCAATAAAACCAGATTTGATCTGTTTCACCTGTTAAATGACCTAGAGGTCATGGTCAGTGCAAAAGCCCAGGCCAAACACCTAAACTTGGCCTTTGAACCGGCCGCCAATGTCCCGCGTTACATTGCTACCGACGAAGGGAAACTACGTCAGATTCTATTGAATCTGCTCGGCAACGCCATCAAATTTACTGAAGTTGGACGCATCACCCTGCGGGTTAGACCGACAAAGTCTTCACCCTCTACCTCGCCTATGACTCTAGTTTTTGAGGTCGAGGACACCGGTATAGGCATTGCAGCTGAGGCCCTTGAGCAGTTATTTCACCCCTTTACCCAGGTCAACCCAGATCAGCTAACCCACGGCGGTGCTGGCCTGGGCCTGGCCATCAGCCAGACCTTTGTGCGCCTCATGGGGGGGGATATTACCGTACACAGCATCCCTAACCAAGGAAGCGTCTTCAAATTTCACATCCAGGTTGATCTGGCTAAGGCTCCCCACCCAGCAGACCAGGTTTCTAACAAACGGGTGATCGCCCTGGCCCCTGGTCAACCCACTTATCGCATTCTGATCGTTGAAGACCTGTGGGAGAATAGTCAGATCTTGGTCAAACTGCTTGAGCCTCTGGGTTTTGACCTATGCCATGCCAAGGATGGTCAAGCTGGCATTAACCTTTGGAAGCAATGGCATCCTCACTTAATCTTAATGGATCTGCGAATGCCGGTGATGGACGGCATTAAGGCAACTCAAACTATCCGCGCTATTGAGTACAGTAGAGGGATAGATAATAACCAAGCTGACGTGACAACCATCCAGCGGGACGAGAATAGAGCCTATCTAGAGATGTCATCCCTATCTGCCCTTGCCTTCGTTCGCACCAAGATCATTGCCCTCACCGCCAGCCCGTTTGAGGAAACCAAAGCCAATGCGATCGCAATCGGCTGTGATGATTTTTTGCGCAAACCGATTCAAGAAAGCCTTCTATTAGCCAAAATAGCTGAACATTTGAATGTGCAGTATCTTTACAAAAATCAAGACATAGCAACAGAAGTTCAGTCTTCCTTCACTCACTCAACGCTGCTATCACCTGAGGCCGTTGAAGAAGCGCTTTCACAAATGCCAAGAACCTGGATTCAACAACTGCATGATCTAACAATCAAGGGAGCCGATCGGCTTATGCTCAAGCTAGTTTCAGAGATTCCTAAAGAGCATGATGACATGGCAAAAACCCTTATCCATTGGATAGAAAATTTTAATTTTGACGAAATCATTCAACTCACTAAATCAAAGTTAAACTAG
- a CDS encoding HEPN domain-containing protein, giving the protein MSQSDDIGALVKARLQQAQNALDAGQLLFEQDLYSDSINRCYYAMFYAVLALLVTRQLGTSKHKGAISLFDREFVKTGIFSKEMSMWLHHTFEQRLEADYADLIESSIEAANECYVQAENFVRQVREYLQTL; this is encoded by the coding sequence ATGAGCCAGTCAGACGATATTGGTGCTCTGGTTAAAGCGCGACTTCAGCAGGCTCAAAATGCCCTAGACGCTGGGCAGCTTTTGTTTGAGCAAGACCTTTATTCTGACTCCATCAATCGTTGCTACTACGCCATGTTTTATGCTGTCTTGGCACTGCTCGTCACACGACAGCTTGGCACGTCAAAGCACAAAGGGGCAATTTCTTTATTTGATCGTGAGTTTGTCAAGACAGGAATTTTTAGCAAAGAAATGTCTATGTGGCTGCATCATACCTTTGAGCAGCGACTAGAGGCCGACTATGCCGATCTGATCGAGTCTTCTATAGAAGCAGCCAATGAGTGCTATGTGCAGGCTGAAAATTTTGTGCGCCAAGTGAGGGAGTACTTACAAACCCTATGA
- a CDS encoding C1 family peptidase, producing the protein MFTQNRKFRIGGYQAGQKPDNVKHHQVGRFEKEQLPGRVDLRGHMTEVEEQVGNSCVANAFVGAYEYLAKRDLGDAADVSRLFVYYNARSQTGSHNEDGGTQMYCAIETLMQHGACSEDLWPNDEELIFTEPDTGAYDHAANFKIIEAEAIDTDLDLWRHTLAEGYPIAFALNTFESFDEATRNKGRVPQPKRSDNVRETHGWHAMLCVGYSDKDRFFIVRNSWGSEWGDRGYCYVPYDYVIHDDYNGHDSWIIKSLSDLDFSADVWEDDESFFADDCSLLLYDFYIHTEDPEGFTEALEALCLTYVESEDNYYFDYGYEEDEGSPYLLNILNFDLSVEDGTEFVAELDALCQEYAADESYGFSYGSSENDESEEEESEDEGYEDEESEEEEYEDEESEEDCAEDEEESEEAEESEGEEFEDEEEYEDEDYSEEE; encoded by the coding sequence ATGTTTACGCAGAACCGAAAGTTTCGCATTGGCGGTTACCAGGCGGGGCAAAAACCAGACAACGTTAAGCATCACCAGGTGGGGCGATTTGAGAAAGAGCAGCTACCGGGTCGAGTTGATTTGCGCGGGCACATGACCGAGGTGGAGGAGCAGGTGGGCAACAGTTGCGTAGCCAATGCCTTTGTGGGGGCCTACGAGTATCTGGCCAAGCGCGACCTGGGCGATGCCGCCGACGTAAGTCGTCTATTTGTGTACTACAACGCGCGATCGCAGACCGGCAGTCACAACGAAGACGGTGGCACCCAAATGTACTGTGCGATCGAAACCCTGATGCAGCACGGCGCCTGCTCCGAAGACCTCTGGCCCAATGACGAAGAGCTGATCTTTACCGAGCCGGATACTGGCGCCTACGACCACGCCGCCAATTTCAAAATTATTGAAGCTGAGGCTATTGATACGGATCTAGACCTCTGGCGGCATACGCTGGCCGAAGGCTACCCGATCGCCTTTGCCCTCAACACCTTTGAGTCGTTTGACGAAGCCACCCGCAACAAAGGCCGAGTGCCCCAGCCCAAACGCTCTGACAATGTGCGCGAAACTCACGGCTGGCACGCCATGCTGTGCGTTGGCTACTCCGATAAAGACCGCTTTTTTATTGTGCGCAACTCTTGGGGGTCAGAGTGGGGCGATCGCGGCTACTGCTATGTTCCCTACGACTACGTCATCCACGACGACTACAACGGTCACGATTCATGGATTATAAAATCGCTCAGCGATCTCGACTTTAGTGCCGACGTTTGGGAAGACGACGAGTCCTTCTTCGCCGACGACTGCTCACTCTTGCTGTACGACTTTTATATCCACACCGAAGACCCCGAGGGCTTTACAGAGGCGCTTGAGGCCCTCTGTCTAACCTACGTCGAAAGCGAAGACAACTACTACTTTGACTACGGGTATGAGGAAGACGAAGGCAGCCCCTATTTGCTCAATATTCTCAACTTTGACCTTAGCGTTGAAGACGGCACCGAATTTGTCGCCGAGCTAGATGCCCTCTGCCAAGAATACGCCGCCGATGAATCCTACGGCTTCAGCTACGGCAGTAGCGAAAACGATGAGTCGGAAGAGGAAGAATCTGAAGACGAAGGGTACGAAGACGAGGAATCGGAGGAAGAGGAGTACGAAGACGAGGAATCAGAGGAAGATTGTGCTGAGGACGAAGAGGAATCTGAAGAAGCCGAAGAATCGGAAGGCGAAGAGTTTGAAGATGAGGAAGAGTATGAGGATGAAGACTACAGCGAGGAAGAATAG
- a CDS encoding DNA phosphorothioation-associated protein 4 → MADIRIKVAKDKSKLVKALRAGEGSTGPFQTYADVVTFAAAFGFSKKNRVPFEQASKRDPDPIPGDQFKNRGLIDLIAITETQNPNILSSSDEQVQEKARIFEEYANGGFELLEDKFGGVGDISKQIFLFIKSLDRTFDLEDMDVLSFL, encoded by the coding sequence ATGGCAGATATACGAATTAAGGTTGCGAAGGATAAGTCGAAGCTAGTGAAGGCGCTCAGGGCAGGGGAGGGATCGACTGGGCCTTTTCAGACTTATGCAGACGTAGTAACATTTGCAGCAGCTTTTGGATTTAGCAAGAAAAATCGTGTGCCATTTGAGCAAGCGTCAAAGCGTGATCCAGACCCAATACCAGGTGATCAATTTAAGAATCGCGGCCTTATAGATCTAATTGCTATTACTGAAACTCAAAACCCGAATATTTTGAGTAGTAGTGATGAGCAAGTTCAGGAAAAGGCTCGTATCTTTGAGGAATATGCTAATGGCGGCTTTGAGCTTTTGGAAGACAAATTTGGCGGCGTTGGCGACATCTCGAAACAAATATTTCTATTCATAAAGTCATTAGATAGAACCTTTGATCTAGAGGACATGGATGTTCTATCATTCCTTTAG
- a CDS encoding nucleotidyltransferase family protein, with product MQIELPQMAIRRFCQHHHIRKLSVFGSVLRKDFQPERAVDFLVEFDPNHIPGLIRLAGIELELSEIIHRKADLRTPKDLSQYFREQVLQTAVVQYDSAQ from the coding sequence ATGCAAATCGAACTTCCCCAAATGGCCATCAGGCGCTTTTGTCAACACCACCATATTCGTAAGCTATCGGTATTTGGTTCTGTGCTCCGGAAGGATTTTCAGCCAGAGAGAGCTGTCGATTTCTTAGTTGAGTTTGATCCGAACCATATCCCTGGCCTTATTCGCCTAGCAGGCATTGAGCTAGAGCTGTCCGAAATCATTCATCGCAAAGCCGACCTGCGCACCCCAAAAGACCTCAGTCAATATTTTAGAGAGCAGGTTCTCCAGACCGCCGTGGTGCAGTATGACAGCGCTCAATGA
- a CDS encoding transcriptional regulator, whose translation MGKAGKALKQVLEDYSISQFALAVAMDVERNNVYRWVNEKRDPTAETVLEIVRALKALNPDAAKKFGELYIENEY comes from the coding sequence ATGGGAAAAGCAGGCAAAGCGCTCAAGCAGGTTTTAGAGGATTACAGCATCAGCCAGTTTGCGCTGGCGGTGGCTATGGATGTGGAACGCAACAACGTCTATCGATGGGTCAACGAAAAGCGCGATCCAACGGCTGAAACAGTTTTGGAAATCGTCAGAGCCCTGAAAGCACTTAATCCTGATGCGGCGAAAAAGTTTGGAGAGTTATACATAGAGAATGAATACTAG
- a CDS encoding DUF86 domain-containing protein, which yields MTALNDDIRLRHMLDAAKQALTFMEGKSNVSLDADAMLLLAVVKAIEIVGEAAAKITKERQATIPQIPWPQIIRMRNRLTHTPSSPSSASRSKSGTYWRM from the coding sequence ATGACAGCGCTCAATGACGATATTCGGCTTAGGCACATGCTCGACGCCGCGAAACAAGCGCTAACCTTCATGGAAGGCAAAAGCAATGTCTCCCTTGATGCTGATGCCATGCTATTACTAGCGGTAGTGAAAGCCATTGAAATCGTTGGCGAAGCTGCCGCTAAGATCACCAAAGAACGCCAAGCCACCATTCCGCAGATCCCCTGGCCCCAAATTATCAGAATGCGTAACCGGCTCACCCATACGCCAAGTTCGCCAAGCTCAGCCAGCAGGAGCAAAAGTGGGACCTACTGGAGGATGTGA
- a CDS encoding HNH endonuclease, whose amino-acid sequence MAKDLNYYIRRIKSLRVNASKGLTPYQPLLLLTVFELIERNYIQENRIYLTPSLISIFVKYRSQLSPSHYQADLAQPFFFMSRSSDPFWHLFPKSGREVVLESGSRLNRINLLRENVEYAYLDEELFNYLQSSISRNALISALVDAWFSSQLSKVEKLMGVNPFKNFTYSGLEKNYELPLVSDLDIAKSDVIFEAVRDTTFRRNVVNLYNYRCSFCQLRIVAGDESNIVGGAHIKPFAKFKDDNYSNGISLCKNHHWAFDHGWFGIDSDYRILIKQGWLDEDAPSDLRFIQEYHNQEILLPHDEEFFPDLNALAWHRTEWKIAS is encoded by the coding sequence GTGGCTAAAGACCTGAATTACTATATTCGCCGAATTAAATCCTTGAGGGTAAACGCCAGTAAGGGGTTGACTCCTTATCAACCCTTGCTTCTTTTGACTGTTTTTGAGCTAATAGAAAGAAATTATATTCAGGAAAATAGAATTTATCTAACGCCATCCTTAATATCAATATTTGTAAAATACAGAAGTCAGTTAAGCCCTTCGCATTATCAAGCAGATCTGGCACAGCCATTCTTTTTCATGAGTCGCTCAAGCGATCCTTTTTGGCATTTATTCCCTAAATCAGGAAGAGAAGTTGTTCTTGAGTCTGGTAGTAGGCTTAACCGAATCAACCTGCTTCGAGAAAATGTTGAATATGCTTATCTTGATGAAGAATTATTCAACTATCTTCAATCATCTATCTCTAGAAATGCATTGATTTCAGCTTTGGTAGATGCCTGGTTTTCTAGCCAACTCTCTAAGGTCGAAAAATTGATGGGTGTCAACCCGTTTAAGAATTTCACATACTCGGGCTTGGAAAAGAATTACGAACTACCCCTAGTAAGCGATTTAGATATAGCTAAGTCAGATGTAATTTTCGAGGCTGTTCGCGACACAACTTTTAGAAGAAATGTAGTCAATCTATACAACTATAGATGTTCATTTTGTCAGCTAAGAATTGTTGCTGGCGATGAAAGTAATATTGTAGGCGGTGCACACATTAAGCCATTTGCAAAATTCAAAGATGACAACTATTCAAATGGAATTTCACTATGTAAAAACCATCATTGGGCATTTGATCATGGTTGGTTCGGCATTGATAGTGATTACCGAATTTTAATCAAGCAAGGGTGGCTTGACGAAGATGCACCCTCCGACTTGCGCTTCATTCAGGAATATCATAATCAGGAGATACTTTTGCCCCACGATGAGGAATTCTTTCCTGATTTGAATGCTTTAGCTTGGCATAGAACTGAATGGAAGATAGCTAGCTAG